ATTTTTTGTGCTTTTTTTCCTGTTTGTGGTGCAAATGCCTTTTTTTGCGTAAAAAAATGGACAGGACGGCTTTTAGAAAATATATTTGTGCCCAATGGAACTTTGTCGTGATTATTTCCCAACCCGTGCCTACAGAATCGCCGAAATGCGTCTGGGGAGCCTTTTGGGCGGGGAACGCGACAGGCTGGATTTGATTGCCGAGAAACTCGGGCGGGACTACGCCATCGGGCTCGACAACTTGAAGGAAGAACTCCCGAATATAATCTCTTTCGCCCGGGAATACCATGCCGCGTACGATTTGTACCTGAAGGCGGTCTTGCCGCAGCAGGACAAGCCTATCCAGTGCAGGGCGGCCTGCGGGAACTGTTGCCATCATTACCCGATGTCGGTGGAACCCTTCGAACTGATATTCCTTTACCAGGAACTGCGCAAGAGCGACGACCTGATTACGGTGATGGAATCGTGCCGCAGGCGTGCGGACATGTTCAATAACTTGTTTGAGAAGCGACTGGAGGCGGTGAACTCGGAAGATGAAGCCGAGGACCAGGCCCTCCATGATTATTTCGCGCAGTGGGTCCCGTG
The genomic region above belongs to Fibrobacter sp. and contains:
- a CDS encoding YkgJ family cysteine cluster protein; this translates as MELCRDYFPTRAYRIAEMRLGSLLGGERDRLDLIAEKLGRDYAIGLDNLKEELPNIISFAREYHAAYDLYLKAVLPQQDKPIQCRAACGNCCHHYPMSVEPFELIFLYQELRKSDDLITVMESCRRRADMFNNLFEKRLEAVNSEDEAEDQALHDYFAQWVPCPFSDRKGDCRIYGFRPVSCRMYFSQTDPCFCRPETLLTPQNESYIVYLPDNIEEALIGISEHYAGLELPESYFGGLVSMNAFEGVLG